A genomic region of Chelmon rostratus isolate fCheRos1 chromosome 8, fCheRos1.pri, whole genome shotgun sequence contains the following coding sequences:
- the LOC121609852 gene encoding urokinase plasminogen activator surface receptor-like — translation MHLLALVFGIVLLPAAYPLKCYECLPGSSGTCTDTEKECPSSSYQCGALRIASYAGGSELANVHMKTCVMADQCVEGSVNLGISRTVLTNKCCASELCNAQHAPAPSKSNPNGKKCYFCNGQECTATLNCQGSEDHCISTTVSSGGAQTVLKGCASKLLCSATQNAQLQALIGQEISCCQGDYCNSASSTSAGLLLLVAPLVSLFTLS, via the exons ATGCATCTCCTTGCTCTGGTCTTTGGGATTGTGCTTCTCCCTGCAG CCTACCCCCTGAAATGTTATGAGTGTTTACCGGGAAGCTCAGGAACCTGCACGGACACAGAAAAAGAATGCCCTTCATCATCTTATCAGTGTGGTGCACTGAGAATCGCTTCATATGCAG GTGGTTCAGAGCTTGCTAATGTCCACATGAAAACTTGTGTTATGGCTGACCAGTGTGTTGAGGGCTCAGTCAACTTGGGAATTTCCAGAACCGTACTCACCAACAAGTGCTGCGCCTCCGAGCTCTGCAACGCCCAACATGCCCCTG CGCCCAGCAAATCCAATCCCAATGGTAAGAAGTGCTACTTCTGCAACGGACAAGAGTGCACCGCAACTCTGAACTGTCAGGGGAGTGAGGACCACTGCATCTCAACAACAG TGTCTTCAGGAGGTGCACAGACTGTCTTGAAAGGCTGTGCCTCCAAGCTGTTGTGCTCAGCCACACAAAATGCACAGCTTCAAGCACTCATTGGACAAGAAATTAGCTGCTGTCAGGGTGACTACTGCAACAGTGCCAGCAGCACAAGTGCTGGCCTCCTGCTCCTGGTGGCACCGCTGGTCTCTTTGTTCACGCTCTCTTAA
- the LOC121610933 gene encoding urokinase plasminogen activator surface receptor-like — protein MHLLALVFGIVLLPAAYPLKCYECIPGSLGTCTDTQRECPSSYQCAALKVTSYAGASELLSMDMKSCALPVECVDGSINFGISRTVLTSKCCNSELCNTQPAPAPSKSNPNGKKCYFCNGQECTATLNCLGSEDHCISTTVSSGGAQTVLKGCASKLLCSATQNAQIQALIGQEISCCQGDFCNSASSISAGLLLLVAPLVSLFTLS, from the exons ATGCATCTCCTTGCTCTGGTCTTTGGGATTGTGCTTCTCCCTGCAG cctACCCCCTGAAATGTTATGAGTGTATACCGGGAAGCTTGGgaacctgcacagacacacaaagagaatGCCCTTCATCTTACCAGTGTGCTGCACTGAAAGTCACTTCATATGCAG GTGCTTCAGAACTTCTTAGTATGGACATGAAAAGTTGTGCATTGCCTGTCGAGTGTGTTGACGGCTCAATCAACTTTGGAATTTCCAGAACCGTACTGACCAGCAAGTGCTGCAACTCTGAGCTCTGCAACACCCAACCTGCCCCTG CGCCCAGCAAATCCAATCCCAATGGTAAGAAGTGCTACTTCTGCAACGGACAAGAGTGCACCGCAACTCTGAACTGTCTGGGGAGTGAGGACCACTGCATCTCAACAACAG TGTCTTCAGGAGGTGCACAGACTGTCTTGAAAGGCTGTGCCTCCAAGCTGTTGTGCTCAGccacacaaaatgcacagattcAAGCACTCATTGGACAAGAAATTAGCTGCTGTCAGGGTGACTTCTGCAACAGCGCCAGCAGCATAAGTGCTGGCCTCCTGCTCCTGGTGGCACCGCTGGTCTCTTTGTTCACGCTCTCTTAA
- the smg9 gene encoding protein SMG9 yields MSESGHSQPGMYGQGRRRRRRRGDRDAGPPGQNLSGPSRDREYQPRERRDGSEDPPGPLIQKTPIILAKPPGERAKTSQNAHASGAPVLEKPIMLMKARDDGGKPGATPEAAAQPSGPGPSKMEKEGQRPTQPVYQIQNRGMGASASSSAVDPMVGQSKLLPPEKMKHSIKLVDDQMNWCDSAMEYLRDQTDMLVVGVIGLQGAGKSTIMSLLSANTPEEDQRGYVFRAQTQEIKERGGNQSTGIDFFITQERVIFLDTQPMLSPSILDHLINNDRKLPPEYNLPHTYVEMQSLQIAAFLFTVCHVVIVVQDWFTDLNLYRFLQTAEMLKPSTPSASHDSTGSSSNDDGAEYYPHIVFLQNKARRDDFCPRNLKNMHMVVDKLMAHSHLKYKGTLSMLDCNIFPGLGQDYLATEVNMFLLPVQENDGEDNLTKAGSGTYPLFSLLPGYRGHPAFSTMVSKLRSQILAMPRCQLSHTILTEKNWFHYAARIWDGVKKSSALSEYSRLLC; encoded by the exons ATGTCAGAGTCCGGCCACAGTCAGCCGGGGATGTACGGGCAGGGACGCAGGAGGAGGCGACGCCGGGGAGACAGAGATGCTGGACCTCCAGGCCAAAATCTGTCCGGACCCAGTCGAGATCGAGAATACCAACCGAGAGAACGAAGG GATGGGAGTGAAGATCCACCAGGCCCACTCATACAAAAGACCCCCATCATTCTTGCAAAACCCCCTGGGGAAAGG GCCAAGACATCACAGAATGCACATGCCAGTGGAGCCCCAGTGCTGGAGAAGCCCATCATGCTAATGAAAGCCAGGGATGATGGAGGGAAGCCAGGGGCCACtccagaggcagcagctcagccCTCTGGTCCTGGACCCTCCAAGATGGAAAAGGAAGGGCAGCGACCCACCCAGCCTGTATACCAGATCCAGAACAGAGGAATGGGTGCTTCTGCATCGAGCAGCGCTGTGGACC CCATGGTTGGCCAGTCTAAACTCCTCCCTCCAGAGAAGATGAAGCACAGCATTAAGCTAGTGGATGATCAGATGAATTGGTGTGACAGTGCCATGGAA TATCTGCGGGACCAGACAGATATGTTGGTGGTGGGAGTCATTGGCCTGCAGGGTGCTGGGAAGTCTACCATCATGTCACTGTTATCTGCCAACACTCCTGAGGAAGATCAACG gggTTATGTATTCAGAGCTCAGACTCAGGAAATCAAGGAAAGAGGAGGTAACCAGAGCACAGGAATTGATTTCTTCATCACACAGGAGAGAGTCATCTTCTTGGATACACAG CCGATGCTCAGTCCATCTATTCTCGACCACCTCATCAACAACGATCGGAAGTTGCCTCCAGAGTACAACCTCCCTCACACATATGTTGAGATGCAG TCTCTTCAAATCGCCGCGTTCCTGTTCACAGTGTGCCATGTGGTCATTGTGGTTCAAGACTGGTTCACAGACTTAAATCTCTACAG gttTCTTCAGACTGCCGAGATGCTGAAACCCTCCACTCCATCTGCAAGCCATGACAGCACTGGCTCTTCAAGCAATGACGATGGAGCAGAGTATTATCCTCATATAG TTTTCCTCCAGAATAAGGCCAGGCGTGATGATTTCTGCCCAAGGAACctgaaaaacatgcacatggtCGTGGACAAATTAATGGCCCACTCTCATCTCAAATACAAAG GTACATTGTCCATGCTAGACTGCAATATCTTCCCTGGGTTGGGGCAGGACTATCTGGCGACTGAAGTCAACATGTTTCTCCTGCCTGTGCAGGAGAATGATGGGGAGGATAATCTGACCAAAGCAG GTTCGGGAACATACCCgctcttctctctgctcccGGGGTACAGAGGACACCCTGCCTTCTCCACCATGGTTTCCAAACTCCGCAGCCAAATACTGGCCATGCCCCGCTGTCAACTCTCACACACCATCCTCACTGAGAAGAACTG gttTCACTACGCAGCCCGTATCTGGGATGGGGTGAAAAAGTCCTCGGCCCTCTCTGAATACAGCCGCCTGCTCTGCTAA
- the si:dkey-79d12.4 gene encoding zinc finger protein 135 has protein sequence MSEDSISDDDWCVSTKRKCWECGKKYSSITSLMSHYKSHNIKATCHICKVTFRRLTSLSTHLDNAHSPPLCKKCHQSFSNVWELNKHAETHCMGSAPFQEAPSLISAVIQQSKNSDNFSNETAHQGTNSALCGLVSELKPQQRIEMKPERPKTPENSVEYIVGEDDKDNDIESEKADESTSSDSDDDDKTCLKSADLCQNDPESDGGSNSSSTDCSSDSSNSPHSKNTPAVLPSVNSSICASCGRGPFRSMKLHLLHCSGIRVKYQCSLCKELFLTETSLNEHYMPLYSCDVCGQVFSHENSYHHHQCPKGSKPPLVLFCSESMPQACNICKSFFTSEKTLFNHVTRVHTSVVSTKVCIITNPAVLTDKKVSPGLPGTAAQSAIGTPNVFNQVINGKLRIGQTYAGSLSTVAKSSSHPDRPAPICLASAAAPVESWKDGVPGQPANQALSCLSAPLVVPAPSATDTTPAAAASDPASPQMPTIMAMFENDSQDVALMKRMNTGWRSKAPYPCRQCGAILRQPSLIISHRYLHRGRRSHQCQCGRAFKHRLHLLRHCVQHAETVSYICVSCGETFTGAKLIAEHMKGNSQKKSNSGHKWKRKVKKKCRMPFTCDCGQLFFRPSAYIWHQLQNRAKTKRLRKPLK, from the coding sequence ATGTCTGAAGACTCGATCAGCGATGATGATTGGTGTGTATCCACAAAGAGGAAATGTTGGGAATGTGGcaaaaaatacagcagcataACAAGCTTGATGTCACACTACAAAAGCCACAATATCAAAGCCACCTGCCACATCTGCAAGGTCACTTTCCGGCGCCTGACGTCACTCTCCACGCACCTGGATAATGCACACTCGCCACCCCTCTGCAAGAAGTGCCATCAGTCTTTCAGTAATGTATGGGAGTTGAACAAGCATGCAGAGACACATTGCATGGGCTCAGCTCCATTTCAAGAAGCTCCCTCTTTGATTTCAGCAGTCATACAACAGAGTAAGAACAGTGACAACTTTTCTAATGAGACTGCACATCAAGGCACAAACTCAGCGCTGTGTGGCTTAGTGTCAGAGTTGAAACCTCAGCAAAGAATTGAGATGAAGCCTGAGAGACCTAAGACGCCTGAAAACAGCGTGGAGTATATAGTAGGTGAAGATGACAAAGATAATGATATAGAAAGTGAGAAAGCAGATGAATCTACAAGCTCGGATTCTGACGATGATGATAAGACATGCTTGAAATCTGCAGACTTGTGTCAGAATGATCCAGAATCAGATGGTGGCTCGAACTCAAGTTCAACCGATTGTTCCAGTGACTCTTCTAATAGTCCGCACTCTAAAAACACCCCGGCAGTCCTTCCTAGTGTTAATAGCTCAATATGTGCTTCGTGTGGTAGAGGGCCATTTAGGTCTATGAAGCTCCATCTGTTGCACTGTAGTGGTATAAGGGTGAAATATCAGTGTTCACTGTGCAAAGAGCTCTTTCTAACTGAGACGTCTCTTAATGAACACTACATGCCCTTGTATTCCTGTGACGTCTGTGGCCAAGTTTTCTCTCATGAGAACTCGTACCATCACCACCAGTGTCCCAAAGGAAGCAAACCACCTTTGGTCCTCTTTTGCTCCGAGTCAATGCCGCAAGCATGCAATATATGCAAATCCTTCTTCACCTCTGAGAAAACTTTGTTCAACCATGTCACCAGAGTTCACACATCGGTGGTCAGCACCAAGGTATGCATCATTACCAATCCAGCAGTGTTAACTGATAAAAAGGTTTCGCCAGGTCTCCCTGGCACAGCAGCCCAGTCAGCCATTGGGACTCCCAATGTATTCAATCAGGTCATTAATGGAAAGCTCCGAATTGGCCAAACCTATGCAGGATCACTGTCCACTGTTGCGAAATCCTCCTCCCATCCAGACAGACCTGCCCCAATATGCTTGGCATCGGCTGCTGCACCTGTTGAATCGTGGAAAGACGGTGTCCCAGGTCAGCCAGCCAACCAGGCTTTAAGCTGCCTTTCTGCACCTTTAGTTGTCCCTGCCCCCAGTGCCACTGACACAACTCCAGCCGCTGCGGCCTCTGACCCTGCCTCTCCGCAAATGCCCACTATTATGGCGATGTTCGAGAATGACAGCCAGGATGTGGCTTTGATGAAACGCATGAACACAGGCTGGCGCTCCAAGGCACCTTACCCTTGCAGGCAGTGTGGTGCCATCTTGAGGCAGCCCTCCCTCATCATCAGCCACCGCTACCTCCACCGAGGCCGCCGCTCACACCAGTGCCAGTGCGGCCGAGCTTTTAAGCACCGGCTGCACCTCCTGCGACATTGTGTTCAGCATGCAGAGACAGTAAGCTACATCTGTGTCAGCTGTGGGGAGACTTTCACAGGAGCAAAACTCATCGCTGAGCACATGAAGGGCAATTCACAGAAAAAATCCAATTCTGGACATAAATGGAAACGTAAAGTTAAGAAAAAGTGCAGAATGCCATTCACATGTGACTGTGGACAATTATTCTTTAGACCTTCGGCATACATATGGCACCAACTTCAAAAcagggcaaaaacaaaaagattgaGGAAGCCCTTGAAATGA